From the Desulfuromonas thiophila genome, the window CGCCAGGCCATCCGGCAGGCGCGCGGCCTGGGGCTGCAGGTTAGTGCCGGTCATGGGCTGAATTACCAGAACGTCGCCGCCGTTGCCGCCTTGGGCGAGATCAGCGAGTTCAATATCGGCCACAGCATTGTTGCCCGAGCCGTGTTGGTGGGAATGGAACGGGCGGTGCGCGAGATGAAGTCCCTGCTGCAGGAACGCTGATGGCGCTTGCCGGACTGGGAACCGATGTTGTTGCCGTGGCGCGTTTTGTCCGTCTGCTCGAACAGCGTTCCGCCGTGCTGGAGCGGCTGTTCACACCGGCGGAGCGGGCCTATGCCCTGCCGCGCCGGCAGGCGGCGCAACACTTGGCGGCGCGCTTTGCGGCCAAGGAAGCGTTTCTCAAGGCCTTGGGGCTTGGTCTGCGGGATGGCCTGACGTGGCAAGACATCGAGGTGCGGCGCGATGCTCTGGGGGCGCCGACACTGGTCTTGGCCGGTCGTGCTGCCGAACTATTTACTGCCCGCGGCCTGCGGTTCTGTCACCTGTCCTACAGCCACGAGCGAGATTATGCGATAGCCACGGTTATTCTGGAGGGCCCATGAAGCTGGTGACAGCCGAACAGATGCGGGAGATGGATCGCCAGGCTATCGAGGACTATGGTATCGAGGGCCTGGTGCTGATGGAAAATGCTGGACGCGGAGCGGCTGCCGTGTTGCAGCGGCGCTACGCCGAACGTTATCCCGGGCCGCTGCTGATTCTGTGCGGCAAGGGCAACAATGGCGGGGATGGTTATGTCATGGCGCGTCACCTGCAGGCCTGGGGCTGGCAGGTGCGCCTGCTGGCGCTGGCGGCCCCGCAGCGTCTGCGGGGAGCGGCGGGTCATAACGCCGCCATTGCCAGCCGCTGTGGTCTGCCATTGCTGGTCGCCGAGGACGAGGCGGCCCTGACGCGCTTGCTGCAGCAGCAGAACGATTGCCGGTTGCTGGTGGATGCTATCTTTGGCAATGGCATGACGGCGCCGGCCCGAGGGCATTATCGCCAGGCCCTGCGCTGGCTCAATGCCAGCGGGGTGCCGGTGTTTGCTGTTGATATGCCGTCCGGTATTGATGCGACCAGTGGAGCGGTGCTGGAAGAGGCGGTGCGGGCCGACTGTTCGGCCAGTTTTGCCTGCGCCAAAATCGGGCAGGTTAGTATGCCCGCTGCCGCTTATGGCGGTGCGCTGGAGGTTGTTGATATCGGGATGCCGGCGGTGTTGCAGGCGGCCGTGCCCGCTCGTCTGTGCCTGGTTGAGGCCGCTGACGCCCAGGCGCTGTTGCCGCGGCGGACGTCAGACAGTCATAAGGGCGTCTGCGGCCACAGCCTGCTGCTGGCCGGAATGTCTGGAACCTGCGGCGCGGCCCGCCTCTGTGCCGAAGGCGCATTGCGCGGTGGCAGCGGGCTGGTGACGCTGGCGGCACCCGCTATTGCACAGGCGCAGCTGACGGCTCTGGCCGCCGAGGTGATGACCTTCACGGTGCCAGCGAGTAAGGATTGGGAGCCTTTTGATGGTGACCAGCTGTCAGGGCTGCTGGCCGGCAAGAATGCTGTGGCGGTAGGGCCAGGTATTGGCTGGACGCCCGCCAGTGGCCTGTTGCTGAAGCGTCTGTTGGGATGTTGTCATGTGCCCCTGGTCGTTGATGCCGATGGCCTCAATGTGTTGAGCCAGCGGCCGGAGTTGCTACAGGGCTCGCGCCCCGCAGCCCTTGTGCTGACGCCGCATCCCGGTGAAATGGCGCG encodes:
- a CDS encoding NAD(P)H-hydrate dehydratase, yielding MKLVTAEQMREMDRQAIEDYGIEGLVLMENAGRGAAAVLQRRYAERYPGPLLILCGKGNNGGDGYVMARHLQAWGWQVRLLALAAPQRLRGAAGHNAAIASRCGLPLLVAEDEAALTRLLQQQNDCRLLVDAIFGNGMTAPARGHYRQALRWLNASGVPVFAVDMPSGIDATSGAVLEEAVRADCSASFACAKIGQVSMPAAAYGGALEVVDIGMPAVLQAAVPARLCLVEAADAQALLPRRTSDSHKGVCGHSLLLAGMSGTCGAARLCAEGALRGGSGLVTLAAPAIAQAQLTALAAEVMTFTVPASKDWEPFDGDQLSGLLAGKNAVAVGPGIGWTPASGLLLKRLLGCCHVPLVVDADGLNVLSQRPELLQGSRPAALVLTPHPGEMARLTGLTVAQIQQDRCGVASAFARRHQLVLVLKGARTVIAAADGRVWLNGTGNAGMASGGMGDVLTGLVAALLAQGLAPFEAAVLAVYLHGAAADLCATTGAVGYGAMAVARALPQARQNLQTAGIPRPEGGS
- a CDS encoding holo-ACP synthase, with amino-acid sequence MALAGLGTDVVAVARFVRLLEQRSAVLERLFTPAERAYALPRRQAAQHLAARFAAKEAFLKALGLGLRDGLTWQDIEVRRDALGAPTLVLAGRAAELFTARGLRFCHLSYSHERDYAIATVILEGP